The following coding sequences are from one Arthrobacter crystallopoietes window:
- a CDS encoding type II toxin-antitoxin system VapB family antitoxin, with protein MIFKAVGDSRPYPDHGYESPKDWASVPPRQVRLDELITTKSTLDLEALLAEDSTFFGDLFPHVVQWQGKLYLEDGLHRAVRTALHQRAVLHARVLVIDD; from the coding sequence GTGATCTTCAAAGCCGTAGGCGACAGCCGCCCATATCCTGACCATGGTTACGAGAGCCCCAAGGACTGGGCCAGCGTACCGCCGCGCCAGGTCCGGCTCGACGAACTCATCACCACCAAGAGCACGCTCGATCTGGAGGCGCTGCTGGCCGAAGATTCCACGTTCTTCGGCGACCTGTTCCCGCATGTGGTCCAGTGGCAGGGCAAGTTGTACCTCGAAGACGGCCTCCACCGGGCCGTCCGGACCGCCCTGCACCAGCGGGCAGTCCTGCATGCACGGGTGCTCGTGATCGATGACTAA